AGCTTGGAGCTCACAGCTCGAGGGGACTGTGAAGTTCCTAGAAGGAACTCTGCTTTGTTCCAATCTGCCTTTATGTTTAAAGCTGGCAGGAAGTGGAATAAGCTCATTGAACTACTGTTTATTGACACTCTTTCTCATGTGATGTTAAAAGGGGGATTCTCTTTTATCCTCTTGAtctatttgtgtttatgtgtgacaGTAATTGTTATATGGGATTTGGTGCTGTGTTACAGTCTGTGTTTTATTGAAGGAACTACCAGTTGAATTTGTGTTAGGATAATTTTTCCTTGCTTACGtgattttgtgtatttgtgtttattGCTTGATCTCCCCGGTGACTGTGGATAGAAATGATCTAGTaactgttagatttgtattgttgattgtcatttatgcttagaaatatttacttatatatgcttagagttttgtaattagttgtagattggtagaggttttgatccttgatagtctgcaaactttgtgtgtattagacagcactttgggagcatgagaggtcataccgtgtcttattgttttatggtaggattaacgtagttgcgtctgttctagtctaagtgctctttgtttagatgaactgcaggacttcctcaccgtgttatctaggatgaaccatctagggtgagggggaggctaccctcttcctgaccaaggatgtttgaccctttgatcagcagtccacacacacacacacacacacacacacacacacacacacacacacacacacacacacacacacacacacacacacacaggcaaggtactctttgtgtgtatgtagacgtcatatgttaatgaacttatgcatattcatgtaacctcaataaaagaacagtggtacgggagaacggacgagagcaactggggtcaagcgaaggaacggtgcctgtccagttctctcccgtgcacgagaaacatgaagaagtttgcctacttcgtgtcttgctttgcagtgtaattatattgtctccaacgttccagcggatgggttcaagctacaaacctatcagtaACTGATGTAAATCTGGTAGAATGCATCTCTTCTCTTAGGAGATTCATGTTCTTGTGCATTGACCctgataaataaatacaaaccaaTACAATGTATAGCCCTTACATATTTCATCCTTGTCTCTAGGTCTTAGGCCAGGATATTAATGACTTCCCACTACCTGATGTTAATCTTATTGGAGAACACTCTGATGCAGCTGAGCTTGGAAGGATGTTACAACTTATATTGGGCTGCGCTGTCACCTGTGAACAGAAACAAGGTGAATATTGGATTTAAGAGGCCCATGTTCTGTGTTGTCTCCCTGCTTTACCCACTGATTCAGAAAGTTATGTGCTACTTTATACTTACTTACTCTTAATTTTGGTTTTCTCTCTAATCCCTAGAATACATCAAAACCATAATGGTGATGGAAGAATCGGTGCAGCATGTTGTCATGACTGCCATCCAAGAGGTACCTTGTTATCTATTTTAGACCTTTAAAAAGTATTATGTGCATATAATAACTAATAAATGAAAGTAAGAGTCTTTGATTCTTGCTTTTTAGTGATCAACAGCTAACTGGTCACATTTTTATGGATAAAAAAACACACTCTGGTCACTGGTATTGTTAATTATAAATTTGAAACCTATTCGATTCAGGAATGATGATAAATAGTAATATTGATACCAATAAAACTAATGGTATCCATCGCTAGTAGTGTTGTTTGCACTTctaatcatttttgtttgtatCTGTAGCTGATGACTAAAGAGACTCCAGCTACAGGAGGAACTGACTCATATGTGGATCTGGACAGACAGGTATGTAGATTTCAAGCTTTGACAAGCTCCTATGCAGCATTTCACTCAGGTTGAGATCTAGACTTTGACTCCGTCATTGCAACAGTGTGATCGTTACTTTTTCAGCAATCTCTTGtacatttgctgctgtgcttggtcTGTTGACCCAATTTTGGCcatgctgtcagacagatggcctcacatttgactcttcaatactttggtatacagatcGGTTCATGATCCACTCAATTACTATAAGGTGCTTCGTACCATCTGTCAGCCATATCCTGTGGCTGACAAATGGTAGGAGGTGTGCTGATTGGCTGTATTTGGTTTTTCCTCTGCATCGTCACCAAACATCTCCGGTTTGGTCTCGTCTGTCGTCTGTCCAAAGATCTGCTCTTTTCCAGAGCTCTTGTGCTTTGCTCAGATGtagctttgcaaacctaagccttGTTTCTATGTTTGTTTTAGTGGGGAAAAAATCCTGACAACCCATCAAAACTATCCATACTTgtatacttgttcagtctttttctatgAACTTTTTCTCATAATCATGTTAGAGCAAAGAACAGCATAGGCTTGAACAAAGTTGTGAAGGTAGCCAGCAAAATAATAGTTTTCCCACAGTCTACTCCTTGCTGTATATGAGCAGCAGGTAGTGTGAAAGGGCTGAGCTATTGTGCTGAGCCAGATTCATCCCCTTCAGAGAATTTGAACCACTTCCTTCAGGCTGCAGACGGAGAAGAACACGAGTAAGATGTCATAGGATCTAAACTTTTTTATTACCTGTGCAGTAGCGTTCTTTAGTTTTATGTCTCTCTTATTTACCTTGTggatttttgtttggtttttttttggggggggggggggggggggggttggaggATTATGTCTTATGATTTTGTGTACTTGGAATCTTTTGGATgtaaatttaataaaaacaataaaaacaacaatgtttttattgttgtgtGTAGTTTTACTGCTTTTATATTGTCTTTCTATAAACCTTCTTTGCTATTGGATTAGATtgaattaaaattattattattattatttttttgatcAGTGAATCcactgattagcagcacctgactgctacttaccctcttaatttATATGAAAATATTAAGGATGTACTTAATTTTTCACAAGTCTGCAtggaattgttttccttttttattaagTGTactacataaaacattttgaggAGCAGCAGTTCTTGATTTATGCTTAATCTGTTTTCAGCTGAAGAAGACAGTTGAGGAGCTGAATGATGCTTTGGCTACCAAGGAAGAGATTGCCCAGAGGTGTCGCGAGCTTGACTTGCAGGTTGGTTTTGTATGAATAACGGCCAGTGGTTTTAGGCTCTTCACAGCTAGCACCGTGTACATTTACTCTTCCACTACACTCCACTACAACCTATTACAATAAGGTTGTGAACAATTTTTCTGCTCTAACTCATTTGTTACATAAGTGTCATACTTCATAATATAGTTTACAGATATTTTTAGTTACACTTTAAAAGCAGCTCCATTTTTGGATTGATGTCATCAAAATTGTTGATTCAGTTGCTACTGATTGGCATGTCCCATAGTTCCTTATTTAATAATTGCCTTGCCAAATTGGCGATCTGACCCACCAGCCCAAAATCTTCACTGTAAATGAAAGACTGTTAATTGCAGTTGTTGCCAAAAAGTGGAGCTGTAATTTAAAGGGATACTTGCTCTCCACTTGTGTTGAATCAGTTTCCTCTTATCTTTCCTCTTTACTCTTTCAATACTGTTTGCCTTGGTTTAAAGGCTCTCCGTGCAGAAGAGGAGCGTGATAGACTGAGGTTAGACTTTAATGAGCTAGAAGAGAGGGTAAATCCagactttattttctttgtttctttcttatGTTCATGGTGTGTGATTTTCTTTAGCCTGCTTGCAACAGGTTCCCCTTTTCCAAAttctgtgtgcatgtatgtgtacaCATTTGTGCACAAGCATTTGTGCACAAGCATTTGTGCAACTGTACACATTGTCCTGTTGGAGCACACCAGGCACAACTGCAGTTTGGTCTGGCTGTGTCAGATGTGGCTTTCTTTTACCTTGGTGTGTCCCATGCTTTTCCACAGCAATAGTAGAAAGCGAGGGAAATAGGTTAACATTTGAATTCAGAAATGAGTCACTTATTGGAAAAATGCGTTCATCACTGTTTAAACATTATGCAGtcttcagatttttattttttatttttttggttgcATAACTCTGATCAGCAAGCAGTCAGCAAAATTATTAAGCCTGTACCTGAAGGCACTTGGTATCTTTTGAGGAACCCGTGTGCTGGTTTTGGAATTAATTGCAGCTGATTTTCACCCTGTTTCCTGCGTTTTGAGCTGCACGGTTCGCATCTTTGATGTGATACAGTTTTGTTGCCATAAGGGAATTTTCACAAGGAATTTCGTAGGAATTTTAGACATGGAAGTGTTAAGCTTTTTAGAAGAGATAGTGAGTCACACCATATtagtttaaaatgcatttttaaataaaataaaaaagagcaaATAGATTCACTAGATAATTTTCCTAAAGTCCCAGAAGGATTaaattattttccagtgttttaaGGCATGTTTATAGACTTGATCCAGGCAAATTAATAAAAATCCCTTCCTTATTGACTGattatattaattttttaaagaagGTTTGTATTTTCTCTCAACAAATTATATCAATATATCTAATTTttactgtttacattaaaatgcagcagcagcttttgctttgctttgcccATCACACTGAGAAAACACCAACCATGTAGCTCTCTCTGCCATGTTGGAGTTAATTGATTTGCCTTATTAAGGTGtgtttggtgtgtgtttgttaaaCTAATGGACCTGGATGCTGTAAAGGAAACAAGCAAATTAAAGTAGCTTACCTACATTGTGAAAGTTATAAATCATCTCTAACTTGTTTCCCTTCTGCATCTCTTCTTTTCATGTGTTTAAAATCCCTTCAATCGATCATTTCCACACCTTTTGTGTTCCCGTTAATCTTTCTTTTCTCCACGCTGTCCCATTTTTCACCTTTTCTTATCCCATTCCTCTCATTTCACTCATGATTTCGTGTATCCCATTCTTTGGCCTTTTCTTCAACACTTCCCTTTCTCCAGGTGGCAGCCCTGCAAGAGGAGAAGAGCAGTTTGCTAGCAGAAAACCAGGTCTTAATGGAGAGACTTAACCAGTCTGACTCCATAGAGGATATAAACAGCCCTGCTGGACGCAGACATCTTCAGCTGCAGACGCAACTGGAGCAgctacaggaagaaaccttcaggtCTCGATTTGCATGCAACGTGGAAAGGAATTTCAACAAGTCAGGGTTGAATTGATTAATGCCCAAAATCTGCAGGCTCAATGACACTTGTTTCTAATTCCCTCTAGGTTGGAGGCAGCAAAAGATGATTACCGGATCCGTTGTGAGGAGCTGGAAAAAGAACTTTTGGATGTGAAGTCCCAGAATGAAGACCTTACATCACTGGCTGATGAGGCCCAGTCTCTAAAAGATGAGATTGATGTCCTCAGGTATTTTGAGGATGCAAAACGAACCCTTAACatattaaaattattaaattaaaacaaactaaaaaactaaTAAGACAGGAGCTTTGTTGTTTGTAGTAATTCTAGCTAAGGTGCTGTGAAGCACACGTTTTAATTTTAGCATTCATTCATTAGTAGATGTATTGGCctaaagacagaaaataaaagagcCAAGAAAACACTATGGCTTAAAAAACTTTTCGCTTTACAGCTTGTTATCTGTCCATAAACTAAACTTTAACTAATCCAGTGTGGAAATCAGCAGGATCAGTATGACAGTGGTGAAAATAAAACTGCTTGTTGTTTTCATCGCAGGCACTCATCTGACAAGGTGTCAAAACTGGAGGGCACCGTGGAACACTACAAGAAGAAACTGGAGGACATGGGACTGCTCAGAAGACAAGTACAATCTCTCActcacacgcgcgcacacacacgcgcgcacacacagcaACTTTAATACAGCTTTTATTCTCATGAGTGCTAACACTGCAGTTCTTGAAAACGTGTAAATCAGATTGTGAAACATGACTTtcagtctaaaaaaaaaaaaatgtatgtccGTATTTTCCAGAACAAGCTTATGGAAGAGAAAACCACAGCTTTAATGCAGGCTAATGTTGGCTTAGAGGAAGAGCTACGAAAGGCGAATGCTGCCAAAGCCCAGTTGGAGACGTACAAGAGACAGGTACCTGTTCCTAAATAAATAAGTTTTACATTTTCCCAGTCTTAGTACTGTTTTACAATTTTCATGCTTGTGTAATAATTTTTTAGCGATCAGGTCTTCTTTTGAACTGTCATCTCTCTTCACAGGTGGTTGAACTTCAGAACAGACTGTCAGAGGAGTCTAAAAAGGCGGACAAGATGGAGTTTGAGTATAAACGCCTCAAAGAGAAAGTCGATtctttacaaaaagaaaaagatgtacgTATATTTAATGTGACTAAAATTAGGACTGATGACATACAAAAGAATtactttaattttttgtttgttttgtttttatgaaatatGCCACTTTACTGTTCTCTTTTTAGATGAAATCAAATTTGTTACAGCTAGAAAAGCCAAACCTTGTAACTTAGCATGAGAGGAAATTTTGACCAAAGGCTCTTGATAACTGGTACTTGCGCAGCTGTCTGGAAAGTATTTTACTGGAAATGTTTTACTACTAAGCACACTGATGTTGATTCCAGATCCTGCACTTCTGCTGTTTGACCTTCTGTCTGTCTCGCTCATTCACACGTTTGACTCTTTGTCTCTTTATAGCGTATGCGAAGTGAGAGAGATTCATTGAAGGAAACTATTGAGGAATTACACTGTGTTCAAGCTCAAGAGGGACAGTTCACATCAGGTGAAGAAATGTCTTTGTCCTGAAATATAATAGGTGTAGCTTTGCCTCTTATAAGTTTAATGAATTCTTGCTCATCTTATTTACAACTAATATCTGTATTTAAAGGTTTATTCCCATTGGGTAGCAACGATGGTTCTGATTCACTGGCTGCTGAGATCACCACTCCAGAGATgcggtatgtgtgtgtgtgtgtgtgtgtgtgtatatgttttaACCCATATGTTTTTGTGCCagtttgattattttaaatgaaagagaAGAATAATGATATTAGATCATCCTAGAAgttggtttttaaaataaaaaagaacaaaaaactaaTAACTGAGTAACAAATACAACAGCAAACTATGCAAAAAGAATATAACTAATGCTCTGGTAAAATAAATTCACTTTTTAAGGCTTGATTCCTAAATTTTGGATAGTAAAGTATGTCTCtagtgtaatttattttacaaCCAGATAGTTTCAAGCCCGCTTCAAGGCTTTCTCTGCTGTTTTATGGTGGATGGGTTTAGCTTAAAAACCCTGTAGAGCGTTATGTAATAATTGAGTGTGAGTTACATCAGACTGCCAGCAGCTTTCCAGGACAGCTGGATTTTCTGTTGGCTGGATAATATGCTTAAATTTTTATTCAGTACTTGTGAACCCAGGAAAAATGTGGATTTGTATACAAATCTTCTAAAAGCTACTTTCAGGGAGAGGGAAGGTTAACCCCATCCAGGCAGTTCATTTACTGTAAAGGTAAATGATGAAAACATGTTGTTTTGTGAATGACTAATGACTTTATGTTCCAGTTGATGTCTTTTGGTGACTTTTCAGTATCAACATGCTGCTTTTATAAGAGGCACCTGTTGCCTGTTCATTTGATCTGAACTGTAAAACAGGGAGTCGCACTCGCAGCTGAAAATTCAGTCCCTCAGCCAACTGCACCTCACCTGAAAGTCGTAGTCAGTACCTGTAGTCAGTAATAAATTGTTTGGAAACAACAGTTCTTCAGTTGGAATGGATTCATGTGCCATGCCCTAAAAACAGGGCTTGACACAAAGCTTCCTACCCATCCTGCTGTTTTGGTGATTAGCTGAATGTAAGGCTCTCAGGTGCTTTATATTCATTTGGCTGTCTGTCACACTAGAGCCCAAGACAAGGCTGGCCTCAAGCTTTATCTCCTGCTGTATTAAATACAGGGAATATCCAACCAAATTTGTGTAGATAACATTTTTGACTCAAGTGTGGAATTTGTCAGATTTAACCCACTGCTGTAACACTGTCAGGAGCACTAAAACGGAGCAGGCCATAGGTATAATTCATTAAGCAGACAGTGTTGTAATAAGGTGATTCACTACAGTGATTAGTTACGCTGAAGTGAATATCTCACTTACACTCACTACTTGACCTGAGCTTGCTTGTGTGTATGTTTCCGTGCACAGGAGTACACCATTTCAAAGTGAGCCCTCTTCCTGTTGTGGTTGAGGTTTCCCTTTCTGCACGTTGTGCCCTATACTAACACgagatgataaaataaataacaaaatattgCGAATTTTAAGTTCATCATTTAGACTAATATTCTGAAGCATTTTTGAGACTGTGGTATAAAACAAGAATGCTTGTTATTTGAGTTTAATGCTCTTGATGCTTCTGTGTTTCTAGAGAACACGTGATTCGTCTTCAGCATGAAAACAAGATGCTGAAACTGGCTCAGGAGGGATCAGACAATGAGAAGATCGCTCTGTTGCAGAGTCTACTCGAGGATGCCAACAGGAGAAAAAATGAACTGGAGACAGAGAACAGGTTGGCATCGAGCACAAAGACATATAGCTTATTGGTATTAACAGGAAATCACCTATTACTGAACCCAGTGTCTCACTGATATAGAATCTGAGAAGAGCAAACAATAATATTGTTCTTCCTTTTGGTCTGTTCATA
The Maylandia zebra isolate NMK-2024a linkage group LG7, Mzebra_GT3a, whole genome shotgun sequence DNA segment above includes these coding regions:
- the hook3 gene encoding protein Hook homolog 3 isoform X1, whose amino-acid sequence is MSTSESLDRMEVCESLLTWIQTFGVEAPCKTVEDLTSGVVMAQVLQKIDVVYFSDAWISRIKPDVGDNWRLKISNLKKILKGILDYIQEVLGQDINDFPLPDVNLIGEHSDAAELGRMLQLILGCAVTCEQKQEYIKTIMVMEESVQHVVMTAIQELMTKETPATGGTDSYVDLDRQLKKTVEELNDALATKEEIAQRCRELDLQVAALQEEKSSLLAENQVLMERLNQSDSIEDINSPAGRRHLQLQTQLEQLQEETFRLEAAKDDYRIRCEELEKELLDVKSQNEDLTSLADEAQSLKDEIDVLRHSSDKVSKLEGTVEHYKKKLEDMGLLRRQNKLMEEKTTALMQANVGLEEELRKANAAKAQLETYKRQVVELQNRLSEESKKADKMEFEYKRLKEKVDSLQKEKDRMRSERDSLKETIEELHCVQAQEGQFTSGLFPLGSNDGSDSLAAEITTPEMREHVIRLQHENKMLKLAQEGSDNEKIALLQSLLEDANRRKNELETENRLINQRLMEEQSQVEELQKNLQEQGSKADDSSILKKKYEEHMEKVQELNNELLKKNAFIDEMEPKYNTSIQRVEELEEALKKKDEDMKQMEERYKKYLEKAKSVIRTLDPKQNQGSGPEVQALKNQLQEKERMLHSLEKEMDKTKSQRDHEEKLIVSAWYNMGMSLQKKAAEDRLANTGSGQSFLARQRQATSTRRQYPGHAQSATASNVPA
- the hook3 gene encoding protein Hook homolog 3 isoform X3, with protein sequence MSTSESLDRMEVCESLLTWIQTFGVEAPCKTVEDLTSGVVMAQVLQKIDVVYFSDAWISRIKPDVGDNWRLKISNLKKILKGILDYIQEVLGQDINDFPLPDVNLIGEHSDAAELGRMLQLILGCAVTCEQKQEYIKTIMVMEESVQHVVMTAIQELMTKETPATGGTDSYVDLDRQLKKTVEELNDALATKEEIAQRCRELDLQVAALQEEKSSLLAENQVLMERLNQSDSIEDINSPAGRRHLQLQTQLEQLQEETFRLEAAKDDYRIRCEELEKELLDVKSQNEDLTSLADEAQSLKDEIDVLRHSSDKVSKLEGTVEHYKKKLEDMGLLRRQNKLMEEKTTALMQANVGLEEELRKANAAKAQLETYKRQVVELQNRLSEESKKADKMEFEYKRLKEKVDSLQKEKDRMRSERDSLKETIEELHCVQAQEGQFTSGLFPLGSNDGSDSLAAEITTPEMREHVIRLQHENKMLKLAQEGSDNEKIALLQSLLEDANRRKNELETENRLINQRLMEEQSQVEELQKNLQEQGSKADDSSILKKKYEEHMEKVQELNNELLKKNAFIDEMEPKYNTSIQRVEELEEALKKKDEDMKQMEERYKKYLEKAKSVIRTLDPKQNQGSGPEVQALKNQLQEKERMLHSLEKEMDKTKSQRDHEEKLIVSAWYNMGMSLQKKAAEDRLANTGSGQSFLARQRQATSTRRQYPGHAQSATAR
- the hook3 gene encoding protein Hook homolog 3 isoform X2, with the translated sequence MSTSESLDRMEVCESLLTWIQTFGVEAPCKTVEDLTSGVVMAQVLQKIDVVYFSDAWISRIKPDVGDNWRLKISNLKKILKGILDYIQEVLGQDINDFPLPDVNLIGEHSDAAELGRMLQLILGCAVTCEQKQEYIKTIMVMEESVQHVVMTAIQELMTKETPATGGTDSYVDLDRQLKKTVEELNDALATKEEIAQRCRELDLQVAALQEEKSSLLAENQVLMERLNQSDSIEDINSPAGRRHLQLQTQLEQLQEETFRLEAAKDDYRIRCEELEKELLDVKSQNEDLTSLADEAQSLKDEIDVLRHSSDKVSKLEGTVEHYKKKLEDMGLLRRQNKLMEEKTTALMQANVGLEEELRKANAAKAQLETYKRQVVELQNRLSEESKKADKMEFEYKRLKEKVDSLQKEKDRMRSERDSLKETIEELHCVQAQEGQFTSGLFPLGSNDGSDSLAAEITTPEMREHVIRLQHENKMLKLAQEGSDNEKIALLQSLLEDANRRKNELETENRLINQRLMEEQSQVEELQKNLQEQGSKADDSSILKKKYEEHMEKVQELNNELLKKNAFIDEMEPKYNTSIQRVEELEEALKKKDEDMKQMEERYKKYLEKAKSVIRTLDPKQNQGSGPEVQALKNQLQEKERMLHSLEKEMDKTKSQRDHEEKLIVSAWYNMGMSLQKKAAEDRLANTGSGQSFLARQRQATSTRRQYPGHAQSATARSMR
- the hook3 gene encoding protein Hook homolog 3 isoform X4, which gives rise to MDPDIWSRGSMQDCRRPDKWCCHGTSSTENISNLKKILKGILDYIQEVLGQDINDFPLPDVNLIGEHSDAAELGRMLQLILGCAVTCEQKQEYIKTIMVMEESVQHVVMTAIQELMTKETPATGGTDSYVDLDRQLKKTVEELNDALATKEEIAQRCRELDLQVAALQEEKSSLLAENQVLMERLNQSDSIEDINSPAGRRHLQLQTQLEQLQEETFRLEAAKDDYRIRCEELEKELLDVKSQNEDLTSLADEAQSLKDEIDVLRHSSDKVSKLEGTVEHYKKKLEDMGLLRRQNKLMEEKTTALMQANVGLEEELRKANAAKAQLETYKRQVVELQNRLSEESKKADKMEFEYKRLKEKVDSLQKEKDRMRSERDSLKETIEELHCVQAQEGQFTSGLFPLGSNDGSDSLAAEITTPEMREHVIRLQHENKMLKLAQEGSDNEKIALLQSLLEDANRRKNELETENRLINQRLMEEQSQVEELQKNLQEQGSKADDSSILKKKYEEHMEKVQELNNELLKKNAFIDEMEPKYNTSIQRVEELEEALKKKDEDMKQMEERYKKYLEKAKSVIRTLDPKQNQGSGPEVQALKNQLQEKERMLHSLEKEMDKTKSQRDHEEKLIVSAWYNMGMSLQKKAAEDRLANTGSGQSFLARQRQATSTRRQYPGHAQSATASNVPA